In a single window of the Serratia quinivorans genome:
- a CDS encoding PTS system EIIBC component SA0186, with the protein MDKTTALATQILAGIGGEGNILRLENCMTRVRVEVNDEQRLDLAALKQLPGVKGYIKQGEQHQFIVGPGAAAKVVDAMRSLLTGAPVAVASGDDVARNKAQAKQKYAAPMSGALKKLADVFIPLIPAFIASGLITGIINLLKRPDIAGELALNYPNVLGLLAIFGSAVFAIMNILVGVNAARVFGGSQAMGGVMAGILSSPALAQITLFGEALQPGRGGVIAVLLVVALMCWVERRLRNWLPESIELILNPLITTLVTASLAIVILQPLGGYISDAIAHGANLAIDKGGLLVGAVLSGLFLPLVLSGLHQGLVPIHVELVQAHGSNPLLPILAMAGVGQVGAALAVLMKTRNARLKKVIKGALPVGILGIGEPLIFGVTLPLGRPFVAACLGGAVGGALISYWKVATVITFGISGLPLALTIVSGKVMLYLTGLVITIAAGFIFTWIMGFNDPEE; encoded by the coding sequence ATGGATAAGACAACGGCACTGGCGACACAGATTCTGGCGGGCATTGGCGGCGAGGGGAATATCCTCCGGCTGGAGAACTGCATGACACGAGTACGTGTCGAAGTTAACGATGAGCAACGCCTTGACCTGGCGGCGCTCAAGCAGTTACCGGGTGTTAAGGGCTATATCAAACAGGGCGAACAGCACCAGTTTATTGTTGGGCCGGGTGCCGCTGCCAAGGTGGTCGATGCCATGCGTTCACTGCTCACCGGCGCACCGGTTGCCGTGGCCAGCGGAGATGACGTCGCCCGTAACAAGGCACAAGCCAAGCAAAAGTATGCTGCGCCAATGAGCGGCGCGCTGAAAAAGTTGGCCGATGTCTTTATTCCGTTGATCCCGGCGTTCATCGCCTCCGGTTTGATTACCGGCATTATCAACCTGCTGAAACGGCCGGATATTGCCGGCGAACTGGCGCTAAATTACCCTAACGTGCTGGGACTGCTGGCAATTTTTGGCAGCGCCGTGTTCGCCATCATGAATATTCTGGTCGGGGTTAACGCCGCCAGGGTGTTTGGCGGTTCTCAGGCTATGGGCGGCGTGATGGCCGGTATTCTCTCCAGCCCGGCGTTGGCGCAGATCACTTTGTTCGGTGAGGCGTTGCAGCCGGGCCGTGGCGGGGTGATTGCAGTGCTGCTGGTGGTGGCGTTGATGTGCTGGGTTGAAAGGCGGCTGCGTAATTGGCTGCCGGAGTCGATCGAGCTGATCCTCAATCCGCTGATCACCACGCTGGTGACCGCATCGTTGGCGATTGTGATCCTGCAGCCGCTGGGCGGCTATATTTCGGATGCCATCGCCCACGGCGCTAACCTGGCTATCGACAAAGGGGGCCTGCTGGTGGGAGCAGTGCTGTCCGGGCTGTTCCTGCCGTTGGTGCTGTCCGGTTTGCATCAGGGGCTGGTGCCGATCCACGTCGAGCTGGTGCAGGCTCATGGTTCCAACCCACTGCTGCCGATTTTGGCGATGGCGGGTGTTGGTCAGGTCGGGGCTGCGCTGGCCGTATTAATGAAAACCCGTAACGCACGGCTGAAAAAGGTGATCAAGGGAGCGTTGCCGGTCGGTATTCTCGGCATTGGTGAGCCCTTGATTTTCGGGGTGACCTTGCCGCTGGGGCGGCCCTTTGTCGCCGCGTGTCTCGGCGGTGCCGTGGGCGGGGCGCTGATCAGCTACTGGAAGGTAGCGACGGTGATCACCTTCGGTATCTCGGGTTTACCTTTGGCGTTAACCATTGTCTCGGGTAAGGTGATGTTGTATCTGACGGGTCTGGTGATTACCATTGCCGCTGGATTTATTTTCACCTGGATAATGGGATTCAACGATCCTGAGGAGTAG
- the murR gene encoding MurPQ operon repressor — MYPTLAQNDRKLADFLLHNAEQARHLSSQKLAQLAGISQSSVVKFAQKMGYKGFPALKLALSETLAQPQTAPVVTVHNQILSSDALKTVGEKLLVEKQAALRATLDINSEERLHQALEMLRQARRVILLGIGASGLVAKDFSYKLLKIGVMAVAEQDMHVQLATVQALDKRDLLLAISFSGERREINLAAEEARLAGAKVLALTSFSPNSLQQRADHCLYTIAEEPNTRSAAISSSTAQYALTDLLFMALIQHDLDHARDRIKHSEQLVKKLV; from the coding sequence ATGTATCCAACGCTGGCTCAAAATGATCGCAAGCTGGCGGACTTTCTGCTGCATAACGCCGAGCAGGCTCGCCATCTCAGTTCGCAAAAGCTGGCCCAACTGGCTGGCATCAGTCAGTCGAGCGTGGTGAAGTTTGCTCAGAAGATGGGCTACAAAGGCTTCCCGGCACTAAAACTGGCGCTGAGCGAGACCCTGGCCCAACCGCAGACAGCTCCCGTAGTTACAGTACATAACCAGATCCTCAGCAGTGATGCCTTGAAAACCGTTGGTGAAAAACTGTTGGTAGAAAAGCAGGCAGCGCTGCGTGCCACGCTGGACATTAATAGTGAGGAACGCCTGCATCAGGCACTGGAAATGTTACGTCAGGCGCGAAGGGTTATTTTGTTGGGGATTGGCGCTTCCGGCCTGGTCGCCAAAGACTTTTCCTATAAGTTGCTTAAAATTGGCGTGATGGCGGTGGCCGAGCAGGATATGCACGTCCAGTTGGCAACGGTTCAGGCGCTGGACAAGCGGGATTTGCTGTTGGCCATTTCGTTCAGCGGCGAACGACGGGAAATCAACCTGGCGGCGGAAGAAGCCCGCCTGGCCGGTGCTAAAGTACTGGCGCTGACCAGTTTCTCACCGAACAGCCTGCAGCAACGTGCCGACCACTGCTTATATACTATCGCCGAAGAACCCAACACCCGCAGCGCTGCCATCTCTTCCAGCACCGCTCAATATGCCCTCACCGATCTGCTGTTTATGGCCTTAATTCAACACGATCTTGATCATGCCCGCGATAGAATAAAACACAGCGAACAGTTAGTGAAAAAACTCGTCTGA
- the acpS gene encoding Holo-[acyl-carrier-protein] synthase has protein sequence MAVLGLGTDIVEMARIEAVVERSGDRLARRVLSEAEWELYQQHQQPVRFLAKRFAVKEAVAKAFGTGIRNGLAFNQFEVFNDGLGKPNIRLHARAAELAKEMGVTSIHVSLADERRYACATVIIEG, from the coding sequence ATGGCGGTGCTGGGGCTGGGTACCGACATTGTCGAAATGGCGCGCATTGAAGCCGTCGTTGAGCGCAGTGGCGATCGTCTCGCGCGCCGCGTGCTGAGCGAGGCTGAATGGGAATTGTACCAGCAACATCAGCAGCCGGTACGCTTTCTGGCCAAACGTTTTGCGGTGAAAGAAGCCGTCGCCAAGGCGTTTGGCACCGGTATTCGCAATGGGCTGGCGTTTAATCAGTTTGAAGTGTTCAACGACGGTCTCGGCAAGCCGAATATTCGCCTGCATGCTCGCGCCGCCGAGCTGGCAAAGGAAATGGGGGTTACCTCGATCCATGTTTCTCTGGCGGATGAACGCCGCTATGCCTGTGCCACGGTGATTATCGAAGGGTAA
- the yfhL gene encoding Uncharacterized ferredoxin-like protein yfhL — MALLITKKCINCDMCEPECPNQAILMGEDIYQIDTDRCTECVGHYDVPTCQQVCPIDNTIVVDPQHNETNEQLWDKFVVLHHADRL, encoded by the coding sequence ATGGCACTGCTGATTACCAAGAAATGCATCAACTGCGATATGTGCGAACCCGAATGCCCTAATCAGGCCATTTTGATGGGCGAGGATATCTACCAGATTGATACCGATCGCTGTACCGAATGCGTCGGCCATTACGATGTTCCCACCTGCCAGCAGGTGTGCCCTATCGATAACACTATTGTGGTTGATCCGCAGCACAACGAAACCAACGAACAGCTGTGGGACAAGTTTGTGGTGCTGCACCACGCCGACCGACTCTGA
- the murQ gene encoding N-acetylmuramic acid 6-phosphate etherase gives MNLGALVSETRNPATMGLDEMSTLEMVSCFNQEDRKVPEAIEKVLPAIAQAVDLAAAALKAGGRLIYLGAGTSGRLGVLDASECPPTFGVPHGMVIGLIAGGPGALLKAVEGAEDDAALGEADLVALDLTATDMVVGLAASGRTPYVIGALRYARQLGCPTAAISCNPDSPIAHEAQVAISPVVGPEALTGSTRLKSGTAQKLVLNMLSTGAMVKLGKVYENLMVDVKATNVKLVDRACRIVVEATGAERSQAEAALTQTGFEVKPAILMILAGIDAQEAQQRLQQHDGYLRAALTR, from the coding sequence ATGAACTTGGGCGCTTTAGTCTCTGAAACCCGCAATCCGGCCACCATGGGGCTCGACGAGATGTCGACGCTGGAGATGGTGAGCTGTTTTAACCAGGAAGACCGCAAGGTACCGGAGGCGATTGAGAAAGTATTGCCGGCCATCGCACAAGCGGTGGATCTGGCGGCCGCGGCGTTGAAGGCCGGTGGGCGGTTGATTTATCTGGGGGCCGGCACCAGCGGCCGCCTTGGGGTGTTGGATGCTTCCGAATGTCCGCCGACCTTCGGCGTGCCGCATGGCATGGTGATCGGGCTGATTGCCGGTGGCCCGGGCGCGCTGCTCAAAGCGGTGGAAGGTGCGGAGGATGATGCGGCGCTGGGCGAGGCTGACCTTGTCGCGCTGGATTTGACCGCCACCGATATGGTGGTCGGGCTGGCAGCATCCGGGCGGACACCTTACGTGATTGGTGCACTGCGCTATGCACGCCAATTGGGCTGTCCGACGGCGGCGATCTCCTGTAACCCGGATTCGCCAATCGCCCATGAAGCGCAGGTGGCGATTTCACCGGTGGTGGGGCCGGAAGCCCTGACCGGCTCAACGCGCCTGAAGTCCGGCACTGCGCAGAAACTGGTGCTGAACATGCTGTCGACCGGGGCGATGGTCAAACTGGGTAAAGTCTATGAAAACCTGATGGTGGACGTGAAGGCCACCAACGTAAAACTGGTGGATCGTGCCTGCCGCATCGTGGTGGAAGCCACCGGTGCCGAGCGCAGTCAGGCCGAAGCGGCGCTGACGCAGACCGGTTTTGAAGTCAAACCGGCAATCCTGATGATCCTGGCCGGTATCGACGCACAAGAGGCGCAGCAGCGCTTACAACAGCATGACGGCTATTTGCGCGCGGCATTGACGCGCTAA
- the mltF_2 gene encoding Membrane-bound lytic murein transglycosylase F precursor, with the protein MKRLKINYILIGVVTLLLALALWPNITWRGGQGGQLEEIKSRGELRISTLNSPLTYFTTKQGPSGLDYELAKRFANYLGVKLVVIPHKNINDLFDDLDDDDADLLAAGLIYNQDRLSRARTGPAYYSVSQQLVYRLGTARPKTFADIKGKLAVASGSAHVSTLKQLKQSKFPDLSWEASSDLTSKELLEQVADGKLDYTLGDSVTIALLQRIHPQLAVAFDVTDEEPVTWYLKRGTDDSLYAAMLDFYSQMVDDGTLARLEEKYLGHVGSFDYVDTKTFLSAIDSVLPTFRSLFEKYASEIDWKLLAAIAYQESHWNPQATSPTGVRGLMMLTRATADGLGVNDRLDPEESIQGGALYLQRLMAKVPDSVPEDERIWFSLVAYNMGWGHMLDARKLTKMQKGNPDSWVDVKQRLPMLSQKRYYPQLTYGYARGREAYNYVENIRRYQVSLVGYLQEKERKAAQEAAEQADLGKGYPAVTPELALNF; encoded by the coding sequence TTGAAACGCCTTAAAATAAACTACATTCTAATCGGTGTTGTTACCTTGCTTCTGGCGCTCGCCCTGTGGCCCAATATTACCTGGCGCGGCGGTCAGGGCGGGCAACTCGAAGAGATCAAATCGCGCGGAGAGTTGCGTATCAGTACGCTAAACTCACCGTTGACCTATTTCACCACCAAGCAGGGGCCGAGTGGTCTCGACTACGAGCTGGCAAAACGCTTTGCCAACTACCTGGGCGTGAAACTGGTAGTGATCCCGCACAAGAACATTAATGACCTGTTTGACGATTTGGACGATGACGATGCCGACCTGTTGGCCGCCGGTCTGATCTACAATCAGGATCGCCTCAGCCGCGCGCGCACCGGCCCGGCTTATTATTCCGTTTCCCAACAGTTGGTTTATCGCCTGGGTACGGCGCGGCCAAAAACCTTTGCTGATATTAAAGGCAAACTGGCGGTGGCCTCCGGCTCGGCACACGTCAGCACCCTGAAACAGCTCAAGCAAAGTAAATTCCCGGATCTCAGTTGGGAAGCCTCCAGCGATCTCACCTCCAAAGAGCTGCTCGAGCAGGTGGCCGACGGCAAGCTGGATTATACCCTCGGCGATTCCGTCACCATCGCGCTGTTGCAACGCATCCACCCGCAATTGGCAGTAGCGTTCGACGTCACCGATGAAGAACCGGTCACCTGGTATCTGAAACGCGGCACCGACGACAGCCTGTATGCGGCAATGCTGGACTTCTACAGCCAGATGGTGGATGACGGCACGCTGGCGCGGCTGGAAGAGAAGTACCTCGGCCACGTAGGCAGTTTCGATTACGTCGATACCAAAACCTTCCTGTCCGCCATCGATTCGGTGCTGCCGACCTTCCGTTCGCTGTTTGAAAAGTACGCCAGCGAGATCGACTGGAAGCTGCTGGCGGCCATTGCCTATCAGGAATCGCACTGGAACCCGCAGGCAACCTCACCGACCGGCGTGCGTGGCCTGATGATGCTGACACGAGCCACCGCCGACGGTCTGGGGGTTAACGATCGTCTCGATCCCGAGGAAAGTATTCAGGGCGGTGCCCTCTACCTGCAAAGGCTAATGGCCAAGGTGCCCGACAGCGTGCCGGAAGATGAACGTATCTGGTTCTCACTGGTAGCCTATAACATGGGCTGGGGCCATATGCTCGATGCCCGCAAACTGACCAAAATGCAAAAAGGCAATCCGGACAGTTGGGTCGACGTCAAACAGCGTCTGCCGATGCTCAGCCAGAAACGCTATTACCCGCAATTAACCTACGGCTATGCGCGTGGGCGCGAAGCCTATAACTACGTGGAAAACATTCGCCGCTATCAGGTCAGTCTGGTGGGTTATTTGCAGGAAAAAGAGAGAAAGGCGGCACAGGAAGCGGCCGAACAGGCTGACCTGGGGAAAGGTTATCCGGCCGTTACGCCGGAACTGGCACTGAATTTCTGA
- the adhB_2 gene encoding Alcohol dehydrogenase 2, producing MAASTFFIPSVNMIGSGCLDEAAKTMKQQGLRHALIVTDKVLNNIGVVAQVQQLLAAQQIESCVYDGTHPNPTTLNVKQGLALLQEHRCDCVVSLGGGSPHDCAKGIALVATNGGEIKDYEGVDRSAKPQLPMIAINTTAGTASEMTRFCIITDEARHIKMAIVDKHVTPILSVNDPHLMAGMPKGLTAATGMDALTHAIEAYVSSAANPITDACALKAVTMIAESLRDAVADGSNMQARENMAYAQFLAGMAFNNASLGYVHAMAHQLGGFYDLPHGVCNAVLLPHVQEFNARVCAPRLKDVAVAMGLDVKHLNDPQGAAACIAAIRLLAKDVGIPAGLLDLKVKEQDFDTLAANALKDACGFTNPIQATHEQIVAIFRAAM from the coding sequence ATGGCTGCCTCAACTTTCTTTATCCCTTCCGTCAATATGATTGGTTCCGGCTGTCTGGACGAAGCGGCAAAGACCATGAAACAACAGGGATTGCGCCACGCATTGATCGTGACCGACAAAGTGTTGAATAACATCGGCGTGGTCGCCCAGGTTCAACAGTTACTCGCCGCGCAACAGATCGAAAGCTGCGTTTATGACGGTACTCACCCTAACCCAACTACCCTTAACGTGAAACAGGGCCTGGCGCTGCTGCAAGAACACCGCTGTGACTGCGTAGTTTCTCTTGGCGGCGGCTCGCCACACGACTGTGCCAAAGGCATCGCGCTGGTCGCGACCAACGGCGGAGAGATCAAGGATTATGAAGGTGTCGATCGCTCCGCCAAACCGCAGTTGCCGATGATTGCCATCAACACCACCGCCGGCACCGCCTCTGAAATGACCCGTTTTTGCATCATTACCGATGAAGCACGCCACATCAAAATGGCGATTGTCGATAAACACGTCACCCCAATCCTGTCGGTCAACGATCCGCACCTGATGGCCGGTATGCCGAAAGGCCTGACCGCCGCCACCGGGATGGATGCATTAACCCACGCGATTGAGGCCTATGTTTCCAGCGCCGCCAACCCGATTACCGATGCCTGCGCGCTAAAAGCCGTCACCATGATTGCCGAATCGCTGCGCGACGCGGTCGCCGACGGCAGCAATATGCAGGCACGTGAAAATATGGCTTACGCCCAGTTCCTGGCCGGAATGGCCTTCAACAACGCTTCTCTCGGTTATGTGCACGCGATGGCGCACCAGCTTGGCGGTTTCTACGATCTGCCTCATGGGGTATGTAACGCGGTGCTGCTGCCGCACGTGCAGGAGTTCAACGCCCGCGTTTGCGCGCCACGGTTGAAAGACGTCGCGGTCGCCATGGGGCTGGATGTGAAACATCTTAACGACCCACAGGGCGCAGCTGCCTGTATCGCCGCCATTCGTTTGCTGGCAAAAGACGTCGGCATCCCGGCTGGGCTGCTCGATTTAAAAGTGAAAGAACAGGATTTCGATACGCTGGCGGCCAACGCTTTGAAAGATGCATGCGGTTTCACCAACCCGATACAAGCCACCCACGAACAGATCGTCGCCATCTTCCGCGCGGCAATGTAA
- the ybiP gene encoding Putative phosphoethanolamine transferase ybiP: protein MKTHTAILNKTHILATSPVARHFLLFVVVSLILIKAMGYGGTKGIDILFVSLSLLLLSAIPLTRYFLVIPYIIFCAIYAPVGVIYGPPSVPVVSALFQTNRAEAVEFLHAIPAGCYLLPSATLLTLFILARYSWQRPLPTKKILPFLVIFIVLLFARILTGGVENLKLVNFFSSLISSYQSYNQQIAEIEAGTHSQPSWNVDSAKSNEANYVIVVGESMRRDYMSLFGYPTPTTPFLDHVNGTFYSNYISTAPNTFESLPRTLALSDGKTHHIADNIITLAKAAGLHTYWFSNQGLIGQFDTPISKIAMFSDEHQFLKKGDYQSRNTDDDELLPLLQTALAHNGVGNLYVLHIMGSHSDFCERLGGEPPVFTSDNAELACYLSTYRKTDRFIEHAYQMLQETHSPFKLFYFSDHGLSHRDIDGKLYLRHGGNNRQNYEVPLLVLSDSDRQRTLIEDPHSAFDFLSLFAQQAGITLTQPQLHAAVTAQGTRHIFNGQEMVDFDQLANDPPELL, encoded by the coding sequence ATGAAAACACATACAGCAATTTTAAATAAAACCCACATACTCGCAACATCACCCGTGGCCCGTCACTTTTTGCTCTTCGTTGTCGTTTCGTTGATATTAATAAAGGCGATGGGATATGGCGGCACCAAAGGGATTGATATCCTGTTTGTTTCACTTAGCCTGTTATTATTATCTGCAATCCCCCTCACTCGATATTTTCTGGTTATCCCCTATATTATATTCTGTGCCATTTATGCCCCCGTCGGCGTGATCTACGGCCCACCTTCCGTTCCCGTGGTGTCGGCCCTGTTTCAAACCAACCGGGCGGAAGCCGTCGAATTTCTGCACGCCATACCTGCCGGCTGCTATCTGTTACCCAGCGCCACACTGCTCACGTTGTTTATTCTTGCTCGCTATAGCTGGCAGCGGCCACTCCCGACTAAAAAAATATTGCCATTTTTGGTGATTTTTATCGTTTTGCTGTTCGCCAGAATACTCACTGGGGGAGTGGAAAATCTTAAATTAGTGAATTTCTTTTCCTCGCTAATTTCTTCGTACCAGAGCTACAACCAACAAATAGCAGAAATTGAAGCCGGTACGCATTCCCAACCCAGCTGGAACGTCGATAGCGCAAAAAGTAACGAGGCTAACTATGTCATTGTGGTTGGCGAAAGCATGCGCAGGGACTATATGTCATTATTTGGTTATCCGACGCCAACGACCCCTTTTCTGGATCACGTGAACGGGACATTTTACAGTAATTATATTTCCACCGCGCCGAACACCTTCGAATCCTTGCCAAGAACCCTGGCATTGAGCGACGGAAAAACACATCATATTGCGGATAATATTATCACCCTGGCAAAAGCCGCAGGACTGCATACCTATTGGTTTTCCAACCAAGGGTTGATTGGCCAATTTGATACGCCGATCTCCAAAATAGCCATGTTTAGTGATGAGCATCAGTTCCTGAAAAAAGGAGATTACCAATCACGCAATACCGATGACGATGAACTGCTGCCGCTGTTGCAAACGGCACTGGCCCATAATGGCGTGGGGAACCTGTATGTTCTGCATATTATGGGATCTCACTCGGACTTTTGCGAACGCCTCGGCGGTGAGCCGCCGGTTTTCACCAGCGATAACGCTGAGCTCGCTTGTTATCTGTCGACCTACCGCAAGACAGATCGATTTATCGAGCATGCTTATCAAATGCTGCAAGAGACTCACTCTCCCTTTAAATTATTCTATTTCTCTGACCACGGTCTTTCTCACAGAGATATTGACGGCAAGCTGTATCTACGCCATGGCGGCAATAATCGGCAGAATTATGAGGTGCCACTGCTGGTGCTTTCTGATTCCGACCGACAGCGAACCCTTATTGAGGATCCGCACAGTGCCTTTGACTTTCTCAGTCTGTTTGCCCAACAGGCTGGGATTACCCTCACCCAACCACAATTACACGCAGCGGTGACTGCGCAAGGCACACGGCATATCTTCAATGGTCAGGAAATGGTTGATTTTGATCAGTTGGCCAACGACCCGCCGGAGTTACTATGA
- the purL_1 gene encoding Phosphoribosylformylglycinamidine synthase has protein sequence MEILRGSPALSAFRVTKLLSRCQDAQLPVSDIYAEYVHFADVSAPLNTEEHAKLARLLKYGPSLAEHAPEGRLLLVTPRPGTLSPWSSKASDIAHNCGLKQVLRLERGLAFYVKAEALTEAQWQQLATLLHDRMMETVFSSLQQAEQLFAQHQPAPYQRVDMLGGRAQRAGAG, from the coding sequence ATGGAAATACTGCGTGGTTCGCCCGCTTTGTCGGCTTTTCGTGTTACCAAACTGCTGTCCCGCTGCCAGGACGCTCAACTTCCGGTCAGTGATATCTACGCCGAGTACGTCCACTTTGCTGATGTTAGCGCACCGTTAAATACCGAAGAGCACGCCAAGCTCGCGCGCCTGCTCAAGTACGGCCCCTCTCTCGCCGAACATGCCCCTGAAGGCCGCCTGCTGTTGGTGACGCCGCGTCCGGGTACCCTTTCTCCGTGGTCTTCCAAAGCCAGCGATATTGCCCATAACTGCGGTTTGAAGCAGGTGCTGCGGCTGGAGCGCGGTCTGGCGTTCTACGTCAAGGCAGAGGCGCTGACCGAAGCCCAATGGCAGCAGCTTGCCACCTTGTTGCACGACCGCATGATGGAAACCGTCTTCAGCAGCCTGCAACAGGCGGAGCAACTGTTCGCTCAGCATCAGCCGGCACCTTACCAGAGGGTCGATATGCTGGGGGGAAGGGCGCAGCGCGCTGGAGCAGGCTAA
- a CDS encoding HAD hydrolase, family IF, whose translation MSEKQSQQAAEGRRVVFFDLDGTLHQEDMFGSFLRFLLRHLPLNLLLVVPLLPVVGLTLLVMGRAARWPMSVLLWSITFGRSEARLKALEQRFVSYFRDKVTAFPVVQMRLRQYLEAHDAQVWLITGSPERLVEQVYQDSAFLPQVHLVGSRILRRYGGWVLALRCLGVQKVTQLEQRLGAPLKLYSGYSDSKQDNPLLYFCEHRWRVSKLGELQQLE comes from the coding sequence TTGAGCGAGAAACAGAGCCAACAGGCCGCGGAAGGCCGCCGTGTGGTGTTCTTTGATCTGGACGGCACGCTGCATCAGGAAGACATGTTTGGCAGTTTCTTGCGTTTCTTGTTGCGCCATCTGCCATTGAATCTGTTGCTGGTGGTACCGTTGTTGCCGGTTGTCGGGCTGACGCTGTTGGTGATGGGCCGCGCTGCCCGCTGGCCGATGAGCGTGCTGCTGTGGTCGATTACCTTTGGTCGCTCGGAGGCCCGCTTAAAGGCGCTGGAACAGCGTTTTGTCAGTTATTTCCGCGATAAGGTGACCGCTTTCCCGGTGGTGCAAATGCGTTTGCGCCAGTACCTTGAAGCGCATGATGCGCAGGTATGGCTGATCACCGGTTCGCCGGAGCGTCTGGTGGAGCAGGTATATCAGGACTCTGCTTTTCTGCCGCAGGTCCATCTGGTGGGCAGCCGTATTTTACGGCGTTACGGCGGTTGGGTGCTGGCTCTGCGTTGCCTGGGGGTACAGAAGGTGACTCAGTTGGAACAGCGTCTCGGCGCGCCGCTGAAGTTATATAGCGGCTACAGCGACAGCAAGCAGGATAATCCTTTGCTGTATTTCTGCGAGCACCGCTGGCGGGTCAGTAAGCTGGGTGAGCTGCAGCAGTTGGAATAA
- the tadA gene encoding tRNA-specific adenosine deaminase, protein MTEYNDEYWMRQALRLALRAQEEGEVPVGALLVLDNQVIGEGWNRPIGRHDPTAHAEIMALRQGGAVLQNYRLLNATLYVTLEPCVMCAGAMVHSRIRRLVYGAADVKTGAAGSLVDILRHPGMNHQVEILSGVLAEECAATLSNFFRMRREQQRALKQAQRTDVDNKPE, encoded by the coding sequence ATGACTGAATATAATGATGAGTACTGGATGCGTCAGGCATTGCGGTTGGCCCTGCGTGCGCAGGAAGAGGGCGAGGTGCCGGTAGGGGCATTGCTGGTGCTGGATAATCAGGTGATTGGCGAGGGTTGGAACCGACCGATTGGCCGCCACGATCCGACGGCGCATGCGGAAATCATGGCGTTACGGCAGGGCGGGGCGGTGCTACAGAACTACCGTCTGCTGAATGCTACCCTGTACGTGACTCTGGAACCCTGTGTGATGTGTGCAGGCGCTATGGTGCACAGCCGTATTCGTCGGTTGGTGTACGGCGCGGCCGATGTTAAAACCGGTGCGGCAGGGTCGCTGGTGGATATTTTGCGCCACCCCGGCATGAATCATCAGGTGGAGATCCTGTCCGGCGTGCTGGCCGAGGAGTGCGCCGCTACGCTGAGCAACTTTTTCCGCATGCGTCGTGAGCAGCAAAGGGCGTTGAAACAAGCGCAGCGTACCGATGTAGATAACAAGCCGGAATAA